Proteins encoded together in one Nitrospirota bacterium window:
- a CDS encoding SOS response-associated peptidase produces MCGRFEVHSAIEIIAKMFGIADWDIEYPPRYNIAPSQDILIVINDGKRRLIKSRRKESYDTE; encoded by the coding sequence ATGTGCGGACGATTTGAGGTGCATAGCGCCATTGAGATCATCGCGAAGATGTTCGGGATCGCTGACTGGGATATTGAATATCCGCCCCGCTACAACATCGCGCCCAGCCAGGACATTCTGATCGTCATCAATGACGGCAAGCGGAGGCTCATCAAGTCCCGAAGAAAGGAAAGTTATGATACAGAATAA
- the lexA gene encoding transcriptional repressor LexA, whose translation MPSPIVKEEKHRARIRDLARFQQKNGRMPSFSELGKITGLRSKNSVFKLVGRLEKLKVLERDKTGRLIAGSIACPLKVLGTVEAGFPSPAEEELVDTLSLDDFLIQNREATFLLKVSGDSMSGAGILPGDMVIVDKGRTPKSGDIVIAQVDGEWTMKYLRKRGDSITLVPANPKYQPIKPKRELKISGVVTAVVRKYK comes from the coding sequence ATGCCGTCACCAATCGTCAAGGAAGAGAAACACCGCGCCCGCATCCGGGACCTTGCCCGTTTCCAGCAGAAGAACGGCAGAATGCCCAGTTTCTCAGAGCTCGGCAAGATAACCGGTCTGCGGTCAAAAAACTCGGTATTCAAGCTCGTAGGCAGGCTGGAGAAGCTCAAGGTCCTGGAGCGGGACAAGACCGGCAGGCTGATCGCAGGTTCAATTGCCTGCCCTCTCAAGGTTCTGGGAACTGTCGAGGCAGGGTTCCCCTCTCCCGCGGAAGAAGAGCTGGTTGATACCCTCTCCCTTGATGATTTCCTGATCCAGAACCGGGAGGCAACCTTTTTGCTCAAGGTATCCGGCGATTCCATGTCCGGCGCGGGGATCCTTCCGGGTGATATGGTCATTGTCGATAAAGGCCGGACGCCAAAGAGCGGCGATATCGTGATCGCCCAGGTGGATGGTGAATGGACGATGAAGTATCTCCGAAAACGCGGAGACAGCATTACCCTCGTACCCGCAAACCCCAAGTACCAGCCTATCAAGCCGAAGCGTGAGCTCAAAATATCCGGGGTCGTGACAGCGGTGGTGAGGAAGTACAAATAG